One Streptomyces hundungensis DNA segment encodes these proteins:
- a CDS encoding IclR family transcriptional regulator, with protein MPTSSASTTDASKSSAASGGVQSLERAFDLLERMADAGGEVGLSELSASSGLPLPTIHRLMRTLVACGYVRQQANRRYALGPRLIRLGESAARLLGTWARPYLTRLVEETGETANMALLDGDEIVYVAQVPSKHSMRMFTEVGRRVLPHSTGVGKALLAHTPPDEVRALLARTGMPAATEKTITTADGFLDALEQVRRAGYAVDDNEQEIGVRCLAVSVPNSPTAAAISISGPAGRVTEAATDRIVPILQGIAQELSTALANTAAQA; from the coding sequence GTGCCGACGTCAAGCGCCAGCACCACCGACGCCTCCAAGTCCTCCGCCGCCAGCGGAGGCGTCCAGTCACTTGAGCGCGCCTTCGATCTCCTGGAGCGGATGGCCGACGCGGGGGGCGAGGTCGGCCTCAGCGAGCTCTCCGCCAGCAGCGGCCTGCCCCTTCCGACCATCCACCGGCTGATGCGGACGCTGGTGGCCTGTGGTTACGTACGCCAGCAGGCCAACCGGCGCTATGCGCTCGGCCCGCGCCTGATCCGGCTCGGCGAGTCGGCCGCCCGGCTCCTCGGCACCTGGGCGCGGCCGTATCTGACCCGCCTGGTCGAGGAGACCGGTGAGACCGCGAACATGGCGCTCCTCGACGGCGACGAGATCGTGTACGTCGCGCAGGTGCCGTCCAAGCACTCCATGCGGATGTTCACCGAGGTCGGCCGCCGGGTGCTTCCGCACTCCACGGGCGTGGGCAAGGCGCTGCTCGCGCACACCCCGCCGGATGAGGTCCGCGCGCTACTGGCCCGCACCGGCATGCCGGCCGCGACGGAGAAGACGATCACCACGGCGGACGGTTTCCTCGACGCCCTGGAGCAGGTGCGGCGCGCCGGGTACGCGGTCGACGACAACGAGCAGGAGATAGGAGTGCGCTGCCTCGCGGTGTCGGTGCCCAACTCCCCCACCGCGGCGGCCATTTCGATCTCGGGACCGGCCGGCCGGGTCACCGAGGCGGCCACCGACCGGATCGTCCCGATCCTCCAGGGCATCGCCCAGGAGCTCTCGACGGCGCTCGCCAACACGGCCGCGCAGGCCTGA
- a CDS encoding ABC transporter ATP-binding protein — MTASTLLLDDITLTYPDGEGRLTALDAVSLTVDAGTVTACVGPSGSGKSSLLAVAATLVTPDSGRVVVAGTDTTGLGPAEKAALRRTRLGIVFQQPNLLPSLTAAEQLQVMAHLAGRRPRAARDHALELLAAVGLADQAHRRPHQLSGGQRQRVNIARALMNEPAVLLVDEPTSALDHERGAAILDLLLSLTRDRGTATVLVTHDRAHLERMDAVVTMADGRLGAARATAG; from the coding sequence ATGACCGCCTCGACCCTGCTCCTCGACGACATCACCCTGACCTACCCCGACGGCGAGGGCCGCCTCACCGCCCTCGACGCGGTCTCCCTCACGGTCGACGCAGGCACGGTGACGGCGTGCGTCGGCCCGTCCGGCTCCGGCAAGTCCAGCCTGCTCGCGGTCGCCGCGACCCTGGTGACCCCGGACAGCGGACGGGTCGTGGTGGCCGGGACCGACACCACGGGGCTCGGGCCCGCCGAGAAGGCGGCGCTGCGCCGCACCCGTCTCGGCATCGTCTTCCAGCAGCCCAACCTGCTGCCCTCGCTCACCGCCGCCGAACAACTCCAGGTGATGGCCCACCTCGCGGGCCGCCGGCCCCGCGCGGCCCGGGACCACGCCCTGGAACTCCTCGCCGCGGTCGGCCTCGCCGACCAGGCCCACCGCCGCCCCCATCAGCTCTCCGGCGGCCAGCGCCAGCGGGTCAACATCGCCCGCGCCCTGATGAACGAGCCCGCCGTACTCCTGGTCGACGAGCCCACCAGCGCCCTCGACCACGAGCGGGGCGCCGCCATACTCGACCTGCTGCTGAGCCTCACCCGCGACCGCGGCACCGCCACCGTCCTGGTCACCCACGACCGCGCCCATCTGGAGCGGATGGACGCCGTGGTGACCATGGCCGACGGACGCCTCGGCGCGGCCCGCGCGACGGCGGGCTGA
- a CDS encoding ABC transporter permease: protein MFVAWRDLRFAKGRFALMGAVVVLITLLVGLLSGLTAGLARDNTSAVSALPADRLAFAAPPSGQSVSFTNSVVPSATWRQWQRAPGVREAQPLGVSTLNATAGARTAAVSAFAVPPGSHLAPATVRTGSVVLSRGAAEDLDAKAGDTVTLGGRPLSVLAVAGADSYSHTPVVWTALADDAPATVVALTLDAGADLAATDERLATRSLTLSDALAALPSYQAENGSLQLMRGFLFAISALVVGAFFTVWTIQRGGDIAVLKALGASTPYLLKDALGQAVVMLTLGTLLGTGLASLAGALIGGAVPFVLDPSTTLGPAAVLVVLGVIGAALSIRRITAVDPLTALGSAR from the coding sequence ATGTTCGTCGCATGGAGGGACCTCCGGTTCGCCAAGGGCCGGTTCGCGCTGATGGGTGCGGTCGTGGTGCTCATCACCCTGCTGGTGGGCCTGCTGTCCGGGCTCACCGCCGGGCTGGCCAGGGACAACACCTCGGCCGTCAGCGCGCTGCCCGCCGACCGGCTGGCCTTCGCCGCGCCGCCCTCCGGGCAGTCGGTGTCGTTCACCAACTCCGTTGTACCGAGCGCCACTTGGCGCCAGTGGCAGCGGGCGCCCGGGGTGCGCGAGGCCCAGCCGCTCGGGGTGTCCACGCTGAACGCCACGGCGGGCGCGCGCACGGCCGCGGTGTCCGCGTTCGCCGTCCCGCCCGGCTCACACCTCGCCCCCGCGACGGTCCGTACGGGATCCGTCGTCCTGTCCCGGGGCGCCGCCGAGGACCTGGACGCCAAGGCGGGCGACACCGTGACGCTGGGCGGCCGCCCGCTGAGCGTGCTCGCGGTGGCGGGGGCGGACTCCTACAGCCACACCCCCGTCGTGTGGACGGCGCTCGCCGACGACGCGCCCGCCACCGTCGTCGCGCTCACCCTCGACGCGGGCGCGGACCTCGCCGCGACCGACGAAAGGCTCGCGACGCGGAGCCTGACCCTCTCCGACGCCCTGGCGGCGCTGCCGTCCTACCAGGCCGAGAACGGCTCGCTCCAGCTGATGCGCGGCTTCCTGTTCGCCATCTCGGCGCTGGTCGTCGGCGCGTTCTTCACGGTGTGGACGATCCAGCGCGGCGGCGACATCGCCGTACTGAAGGCGCTCGGCGCCTCGACCCCCTACCTGCTCAAGGACGCGCTCGGGCAGGCCGTCGTGATGCTGACGCTCGGCACCCTCCTCGGCACCGGGCTCGCCTCGCTCGCCGGGGCCCTCATCGGTGGCGCGGTGCCCTTCGTGCTCGACCCCTCCACGACGCTCGGGCCGGCCGCCGTCCTCGTCGTGCTCGGCGTGATCGGCGCCGCCCTGTCCATCCGGCGCATCACCGCCGTCGACCCGCTGACCGCGCTCGGGAGTGCCCGATGA
- a CDS encoding sensor histidine kinase, translating into MDCARPPAPVTALLRLCLHALLGGLLALAAVRAVGDGAPRAGAVVALAVLMAVVYAVGVALRPVRPRTPAAALWLGALGVVWLALLVVSSDALWTAFPLYFLLLHLLALRWALPAVLGTAGAAIASFVLHGQQVTPGAFIGPLLGAAVAVATVLGYDALYRESERRRELIDELVATRAELAEAERTAGTLAERERLAREIHDTLAQGLSSIQLLLRAAERALPAGDPARAHVEQARRAAQDNLAEARRFVKALTPPDLEHGSLAGALERLCAGAPGPAVQFGVSGTPVELPTPYEVALLRVAQSALANTVQHAAAGRAEITLSFMDTSVALDVVDDGRGFDPAARRPKEPGGFGLPAMRSRALSLGGTLSVESAPGQGTAVAITLPLPVAGAR; encoded by the coding sequence ATGGATTGCGCACGACCCCCCGCCCCCGTCACCGCCCTGCTGCGCCTGTGTCTGCACGCGCTGCTCGGCGGTCTCCTCGCGCTGGCCGCGGTGCGGGCCGTCGGGGACGGCGCCCCGCGCGCGGGGGCGGTCGTGGCGCTGGCCGTCCTCATGGCCGTGGTGTACGCGGTGGGCGTCGCGCTGCGCCCGGTGCGGCCGCGCACCCCGGCGGCCGCGCTCTGGCTGGGGGCGCTCGGCGTCGTCTGGCTGGCGCTCCTCGTGGTCTCCTCCGACGCCCTGTGGACCGCCTTCCCCCTCTACTTCCTGCTGCTCCATCTGCTGGCGCTGCGCTGGGCGCTGCCCGCCGTCCTCGGCACGGCGGGCGCGGCCATCGCGAGTTTCGTCCTGCACGGGCAGCAGGTCACGCCGGGCGCGTTCATCGGGCCGCTGCTCGGCGCGGCGGTCGCCGTGGCGACCGTGCTCGGCTATGACGCGCTGTACCGGGAGAGCGAGCGGCGCCGGGAGCTCATCGACGAGCTGGTCGCGACGCGGGCCGAGCTCGCCGAGGCCGAGCGGACGGCCGGGACGCTCGCCGAGCGCGAGCGCCTCGCCCGGGAGATCCACGACACCCTCGCCCAGGGCCTCTCGTCCATCCAGTTGCTGCTGCGCGCCGCCGAGCGCGCGCTGCCCGCCGGCGACCCGGCCCGCGCCCACGTGGAGCAGGCGAGGCGCGCCGCCCAGGACAACCTGGCCGAGGCCCGCCGTTTCGTGAAGGCCCTGACCCCGCCCGACCTGGAGCACGGCTCCCTTGCGGGCGCCCTGGAGCGGCTGTGCGCGGGGGCGCCGGGCCCCGCCGTGCAGTTCGGCGTGAGCGGCACTCCGGTGGAGCTGCCGACGCCCTACGAGGTGGCGCTGTTGCGCGTCGCGCAGTCGGCGCTCGCCAACACCGTGCAGCACGCGGCGGCCGGCCGGGCCGAGATCACCCTCAGCTTCATGGACACCTCGGTCGCCCTGGACGTCGTCGACGACGGACGCGGATTCGACCCGGCCGCCCGCCGGCCGAAGGAACCGGGCGGCTTCGGCCTTCCCGCGATGCGTTCGCGGGCCCTGTCGCTCGGCGGCACGCTGAGCGTGGAGTCGGCGCCGGGCCAGGGCACGGCCGTCGCCATCACCCTGCCGCTGCCCGTGGCGGGTGCCCGATGA
- a CDS encoding response regulator — protein sequence MTAAPIRLLLADDHPIVRAGLRAVLDTEPDFAVTGEAATAERAVELAVPGAYEVVLMDLRFGSAMHGAEATAAITARPGAPRVLVLTTYDTDADILAAVEAGAAGYLLKDAPPEELAAAVRTAAAGQSALAPAVAHRLMDRMRTPAEALTRRELEVLQLVGDGLSNQRISKELFLSQATVKSHLVHIYAKLGVDSRTAAVAAASARRLIRHPG from the coding sequence ATGACCGCGGCGCCGATCCGGCTGCTGCTCGCCGACGACCACCCGATCGTGCGGGCCGGGCTGCGCGCGGTCCTCGACACCGAGCCGGACTTCGCGGTGACCGGCGAGGCCGCCACCGCCGAGCGCGCGGTGGAGCTGGCCGTCCCGGGGGCGTACGAGGTGGTCCTGATGGACCTCCGATTCGGGTCGGCGATGCACGGCGCGGAGGCGACCGCGGCCATCACGGCGCGGCCGGGGGCGCCCCGGGTCCTGGTCCTGACGACGTACGACACGGACGCCGACATCCTCGCGGCGGTGGAGGCGGGCGCTGCGGGCTATCTGCTCAAGGACGCCCCGCCCGAGGAGCTGGCGGCGGCGGTGCGCACCGCGGCCGCGGGCCAGTCGGCGCTCGCCCCGGCCGTCGCGCACCGGCTGATGGACCGCATGCGCACCCCGGCCGAGGCGTTGACGCGGCGCGAGCTGGAGGTGCTCCAGCTCGTCGGCGACGGGCTCTCCAACCAGCGGATCAGCAAGGAGCTGTTCCTGAGCCAGGCCACCGTCAAGTCCCATCTGGTGCACATCTACGCCAAGTTGGGGGTGGACTCGCGCACGGCGGCGGTCGCCGCCGCGAGCGCGCGCCGCCTGATCCGCCACCCCGGCTGA